A stretch of Myxococcus hansupus DNA encodes these proteins:
- a CDS encoding TIGR02266 family protein — protein MAAWVEGIGEVLTSAQSLQLVVSLRPEDAGIELKVEAPGYPRSAVEKLAEEAKRSGGTFVELWRLPKTERDAFRASTFGGGTTYRGEERSAAARALQQHLSTLPVSNERPAVPGSGATPPGTAKAAPPPSAPAAPAEVPAPTSSSPSHQVPVRLSDSPQRRGRRFAVKLEMVFRTELDFVREHALNISNGGLFVRTAHRPLPDSVVTVDVKLPNGDRLQGDAVVVHVVDDPYTGGVGLAFLNDDVTFSQTLDTYLASLAGGLA, from the coding sequence GTGGCAGCTTGGGTGGAAGGGATTGGCGAGGTGCTCACCTCCGCGCAGTCACTCCAACTCGTGGTGTCGCTGCGTCCGGAGGACGCGGGCATTGAATTGAAAGTCGAAGCGCCCGGCTACCCGCGCTCCGCCGTGGAGAAGCTCGCCGAGGAGGCAAAGCGCAGCGGAGGAACCTTCGTGGAGTTGTGGCGTCTGCCCAAAACCGAGCGCGACGCCTTTCGCGCGTCGACCTTCGGAGGTGGCACCACCTACCGAGGCGAAGAGCGCTCCGCCGCGGCCCGCGCGCTCCAACAACACCTGTCCACCCTGCCGGTGAGCAACGAGCGCCCGGCGGTACCGGGGAGCGGCGCCACACCTCCTGGCACCGCCAAGGCGGCGCCCCCGCCGAGCGCACCCGCGGCGCCCGCCGAGGTGCCCGCGCCCACGTCCAGCAGCCCCTCTCACCAGGTGCCTGTCCGGCTGTCTGACAGTCCGCAGCGGCGCGGACGTCGCTTCGCGGTGAAGCTGGAGATGGTGTTCCGGACCGAGCTGGACTTCGTGCGAGAGCATGCCCTCAACATCTCCAACGGCGGCCTCTTCGTGCGCACCGCGCACCGGCCGCTGCCCGACAGCGTCGTCACCGTGGACGTGAAGCTGCCCAACGGCGATCGCCTGCAAGGTGACGCGGTGGTGGTCCACGTGGTGGATGACCCGTACACGGGCGGCGTGGGCCTGGCGTTCCTCAATGACGACGTGACGTTCTCCCAGACGTTGGACACGTACCTGGCGAGCCTCGCGGGCGGCCTGGCCTGA
- the cglD gene encoding adventurous gliding motility lipoprotein CglD gives MRNSLMRYFTCALLAASLLTGCEGGSNPDPNPQPNEDGGGGGGGGDGGTDAGPGEEDAGIIPDPDPDPGRVPTDIDDPDNATKDSDCDGLTDAEEFSTVYPGGLKTDPGLRDTDGDGIRDGVELGRTTSVDPRCNFPGDQDPSTRTSPVLADTDGDGIPDGLEDLNRNGRRDPGETDPNAIDSDGDGLADGEEDANRNGVVSPGETDPRKRDTDGDGLDDGLEVRTGTDPLNPDTDGDTCSDGDEDVNRNGIVDGNETDPRVADCAAAVLDSDFDGIPDHIEIATGTDPNNPDTDGDGIPDGVEDKNRNGRVDSGETDPRLTDTDCDGLQDGPGRNGFRGEDTNGNGRVDPGETDPTNPDTDGDGLLDGLEVGVTTAQAPRQDCGYLGDEDPTTTTNPLNPDTDGDGIQDGAEDANQNGRVDEGELNPNDPSDGAANTPAGQACRTSNLRTVTFKEENGADLRLALPSTFTDANLRTIRDGNTAAGIIGWDATKQVTVIAYKRGRVGSSSTPTGDEAGIRTASFNSATRDFQQTFTTWDGYAALSARYALTGNADLKTYTNTLVRSLVPGSTGELPGTAGITGPFTMQAQYVHRSDQSVVVVLAITPTSRYNEAGSLFTTADTAGGSALAQFGDTDAVQCEKFTVRRAMVDFIFVVDDSGSMASSQQSLANAATAVADKLANATLDWRLSMVTTTYTYGSGSNSGLLRGFTQNINQFRAWLSQNSTCSGGQCSGITIPPGSEQTTCSANAQCWVGQSGNGTERPLQAARAVINLLASAGGSPETRFRAGAKVVVVILTDTRDQSSDTVNTYTQYFLGTGNQVETNRNPLNQPIDVHGILCPHENATADTSTWCQNQEDPRNPRHLDIIQATGGVYGSIRDSGSITTTINAIIDSVIASVGYRTQKPPIGASLKVAMDSVANASQCPTPADLPRSRTHGFDVDGISRAVSFFGGCRPQTPGTTQAALSYRYWTDRTPNPDGIPAPCAADPYHDPNDPDFCEGKLTCNRTTDRCECPSDCGGGGDPGQVCNTDPAVCAFTCAPDCGGACGTYETCNTDTCSCTCRQSASCAPGYTFSQDACGCVCDTGALSCGDRYQPDANACACVCKSDCGGCGPNATCNQSTCACEGRIG, from the coding sequence ATGCGCAACTCCTTGATGCGGTACTTCACCTGCGCGTTGCTGGCAGCGTCGTTGCTGACTGGCTGCGAAGGTGGGAGCAACCCTGACCCCAATCCACAACCGAACGAAGACGGTGGTGGTGGTGGTGGCGGTGGCGACGGCGGCACGGATGCCGGTCCTGGCGAAGAGGACGCGGGCATCATCCCCGACCCGGATCCGGATCCAGGCCGTGTGCCCACGGACATCGACGACCCGGACAATGCGACGAAGGACTCTGACTGCGACGGCCTGACGGACGCGGAGGAGTTCTCCACGGTGTACCCCGGCGGCCTGAAGACGGACCCCGGTCTGCGCGACACGGACGGCGACGGCATCCGTGACGGCGTGGAGCTGGGCCGCACGACCAGCGTCGACCCTCGCTGCAACTTCCCCGGTGACCAGGACCCGAGCACGCGCACCTCGCCGGTGCTGGCGGACACGGACGGCGACGGCATCCCGGACGGCCTGGAGGACCTCAACCGCAACGGCCGCAGGGACCCCGGTGAGACGGACCCGAACGCCATCGACTCGGACGGTGACGGCCTCGCGGACGGCGAGGAGGACGCCAACCGCAACGGCGTGGTGAGCCCCGGCGAGACGGACCCGCGCAAGCGCGACACGGACGGCGACGGTCTGGATGACGGCCTGGAGGTGCGCACGGGCACCGACCCGCTGAACCCGGACACGGACGGCGACACGTGCAGCGACGGTGACGAGGACGTCAACCGCAACGGCATCGTGGACGGCAACGAGACGGACCCGCGCGTGGCGGACTGCGCCGCGGCGGTGCTGGACTCGGACTTCGACGGCATCCCGGACCACATTGAGATCGCGACGGGTACGGACCCGAACAACCCGGACACGGATGGCGACGGCATCCCCGACGGCGTCGAGGACAAGAACCGCAACGGCCGCGTGGACTCCGGTGAGACGGACCCCCGCCTGACGGATACGGACTGTGACGGCCTGCAGGATGGCCCGGGCCGCAATGGCTTCCGCGGCGAGGACACCAACGGCAACGGCCGCGTGGACCCGGGCGAGACGGACCCGACCAACCCGGACACGGACGGCGACGGCCTGCTGGACGGCCTGGAGGTGGGCGTGACGACGGCGCAGGCGCCGCGTCAGGACTGCGGCTACCTGGGCGATGAGGACCCGACCACCACCACCAATCCCTTGAACCCGGACACGGACGGCGACGGCATCCAGGACGGCGCCGAGGACGCCAACCAGAACGGCCGCGTGGACGAGGGCGAGCTGAACCCGAACGACCCCAGCGACGGCGCGGCCAACACGCCGGCGGGCCAGGCGTGCCGCACGTCCAACCTGCGCACGGTGACGTTCAAGGAGGAGAACGGCGCGGACCTGCGGCTGGCGCTGCCGTCCACCTTCACGGACGCCAACCTGCGCACCATCCGCGACGGCAACACCGCGGCGGGCATCATCGGTTGGGACGCCACCAAGCAGGTGACGGTGATTGCGTACAAGCGGGGCCGCGTGGGCTCATCGTCGACGCCCACGGGCGACGAGGCGGGCATCCGCACCGCGTCGTTCAACTCCGCCACGCGTGACTTCCAGCAGACGTTCACCACCTGGGATGGCTACGCCGCGCTGTCGGCGCGTTATGCCCTGACTGGCAACGCCGACCTGAAGACGTACACCAACACGCTGGTTCGCTCGCTGGTGCCCGGGAGCACCGGGGAGCTGCCGGGCACGGCGGGCATCACCGGTCCGTTCACCATGCAGGCGCAGTACGTCCACCGCTCCGACCAGAGCGTGGTGGTGGTGCTCGCCATCACCCCCACGTCCCGTTACAACGAGGCGGGCAGCCTCTTCACGACGGCGGACACGGCGGGCGGCTCGGCGCTGGCGCAGTTCGGCGACACGGACGCGGTCCAGTGCGAGAAGTTCACCGTGCGTCGGGCGATGGTGGACTTCATCTTCGTGGTGGACGACAGCGGCTCCATGGCCTCGTCGCAGCAGTCGCTGGCCAACGCGGCCACGGCGGTGGCGGACAAGCTCGCCAACGCCACGCTGGACTGGCGCTTGTCGATGGTGACCACCACCTATACCTACGGCAGTGGGTCGAACTCGGGCCTGCTGCGTGGCTTCACGCAGAACATCAATCAGTTCCGCGCCTGGCTGTCGCAGAACAGCACGTGTAGTGGCGGCCAGTGCTCTGGCATCACCATTCCCCCGGGCTCCGAGCAGACGACGTGTTCCGCCAACGCCCAGTGCTGGGTGGGGCAGAGCGGCAACGGCACGGAGCGTCCGCTGCAGGCCGCTCGCGCCGTCATCAACCTCCTGGCCTCCGCCGGTGGCTCGCCGGAGACGCGCTTCCGCGCGGGCGCCAAGGTCGTGGTCGTCATCCTGACGGACACGCGGGACCAGTCCTCCGACACCGTCAACACGTATACCCAGTACTTCCTGGGCACGGGCAACCAGGTGGAGACGAACCGCAATCCGCTGAATCAGCCCATCGACGTGCACGGCATCCTCTGCCCGCATGAGAACGCCACGGCTGACACCAGCACCTGGTGCCAGAACCAGGAGGACCCCCGGAACCCGCGCCACCTGGACATCATCCAGGCCACCGGCGGTGTGTACGGCTCCATCCGTGACTCGGGGTCCATCACCACCACCATCAACGCCATCATCGACAGCGTCATCGCCTCGGTGGGTTACCGGACGCAGAAGCCGCCCATCGGCGCCTCGCTGAAGGTGGCCATGGACTCCGTGGCGAACGCGTCGCAGTGCCCCACGCCGGCGGACCTGCCGCGCAGCCGCACCCACGGCTTCGACGTGGACGGCATCAGCCGCGCGGTGTCGTTCTTCGGCGGTTGCCGTCCGCAGACGCCGGGCACCACCCAGGCGGCGCTGTCCTACCGCTACTGGACGGACCGCACGCCGAACCCGGATGGCATCCCCGCGCCTTGCGCGGCGGACCCGTACCATGACCCCAACGACCCGGACTTCTGCGAAGGCAAGCTGACGTGCAACCGCACCACGGACCGGTGCGAGTGCCCGTCGGATTGCGGCGGCGGCGGTGATCCGGGGCAGGTCTGCAACACGGACCCCGCGGTGTGCGCCTTCACCTGCGCGCCGGACTGCGGCGGCGCGTGTGGCACCTACGAGACGTGCAACACGGACACCTGCTCCTGCACGTGCCGCCAGTCGGCCTCCTGTGCTCCGGGCTACACGTTCAGCCAGGACGCCTGCGGCTGCGTGTGTGACACGGGCGCGCTGAGCTGCGGTGACCGGTACCAGCCGGACGCCAACGCCTGCGCCTGCGTGTGCAAGTCGGACTGCGGCGGCTGCGGTCCGAACGCGACCTGCAACCAGAGCACCTGCGCCTGCGAAGGCCGCATCGGCTGA
- a CDS encoding serine/threonine-protein kinase: protein MEEVRETWPRDHGRFELMSRLGRGGMAEVFLAHMKQGPHAGEHVAVKRVRPERLRDPEAHEQLLHEAELARCLRHPYIVGFVEYGELPDGGYLALELVEGPDLGRVLARCRRRRIELPIDISVLIVRQVLEALAHAHHAVSTTGRPLGVVHCDVSPHNVLLSRTGEVKLTDFGVARSRAGAVKDIRRLGKQHYRSPELLAGDVSVAVDLWATAVLLYELLALESPFPSGPEEQVESSIRGGRVTPVRMRVPQVSDALALVLDRALAPVPSQRFSSAEQFARALAPLSDDRVATPLAVAAVVRGLMET, encoded by the coding sequence ATGGAAGAAGTGCGGGAAACCTGGCCTCGCGACCACGGTCGCTTCGAACTGATGTCCCGGCTCGGGCGCGGTGGCATGGCGGAGGTGTTTCTCGCGCACATGAAGCAGGGCCCGCATGCGGGCGAGCACGTGGCCGTCAAACGCGTGCGGCCCGAACGCCTGCGCGACCCCGAGGCCCACGAGCAGCTCCTGCATGAGGCTGAACTCGCCCGCTGCCTGCGCCACCCCTACATCGTGGGCTTCGTGGAGTACGGCGAGCTGCCGGACGGCGGCTACCTCGCGCTGGAGCTGGTGGAGGGGCCCGACCTGGGGCGCGTGCTCGCGCGGTGCCGCCGCCGCCGCATCGAGCTGCCCATCGACATCTCCGTGCTCATCGTCCGGCAGGTGCTGGAGGCCCTCGCGCACGCGCACCATGCCGTCAGCACCACGGGCCGCCCGCTGGGCGTGGTGCACTGTGACGTGTCCCCTCACAACGTGCTGCTGTCCCGCACGGGTGAGGTGAAGCTGACGGACTTCGGCGTGGCGCGCTCCCGCGCGGGCGCGGTGAAGGACATCCGGCGGTTGGGCAAGCAGCACTACCGCTCCCCCGAGCTGCTCGCGGGCGACGTGTCCGTGGCGGTGGACCTGTGGGCCACCGCGGTGCTGCTCTACGAGCTGCTGGCATTGGAATCACCCTTCCCCTCCGGGCCCGAGGAGCAGGTGGAGTCCTCCATCCGCGGAGGCAGGGTGACGCCGGTGCGCATGCGGGTGCCCCAGGTGTCCGACGCGCTGGCGCTGGTGCTGGACCGCGCCCTGGCGCCCGTGCCGTCCCAGCGCTTCAGCTCCGCGGAGCAGTTCGCCCGAGCCCTCGCGCCGCTGAGCGACGACCGCGTGGCCACGCCCCTGGCCGTGGCCGCCGTGGTGCGCGGGCTGATGGAGACCTGA